The Stigmatella aurantiaca DW4/3-1 genome contains the following window.
CCGCTTGAGGAGCAGCAGGGATCGCCGCTCTTGCTCTCTCAGCCGGCTCAAGTCCACGCCCAACTCCTGGAAGGACACGGCCTCCAGGGCCCGGATGGTGCGCCCGGAGAAGGGCCGGCGCACCGTCACCACGCCCGCCTTCTCCAGCAACCCCAGGGCGTGCCGCACCTCGTCCAGCGGCAGCCCGGTGCGCCGGGAGAGCACCGACAGCTCCGTCGTCACGGAGCGGCCGGACGGGAAGGTGGCCAGCAGCGACTGGAGCAGCCGCTGGGCATCCGCCGCATGCGGGTGGGCGGTGGCGGCCTTGTCCGTGAGCGTCAGGCCATACTCGCCTTCTCCCCGGCTGCCGCGCTCCACCTTGCCCTCGCGCTCGAAGATGCGCAGGGCCGCGGAGACCTCGAACTCGCTGGCGCCCACCATGCCCGCGAGCACCCCCACGCCCTTGTCGAACTCGGGCACGTGGCGCAGGACGTTCCAGATGTCCCCCAGCACCACGTCCGATGGGTGATTGCCCTCGATGAGCCGCTCCTGGGTGTACACGTCCGCGTGGTTGAAGAGCAGCACCGCCGTGGCGGGCTGGCCATCCCGGCCCGCGCGCCCGATCTCCTGGTAGTACGCCTCCACCGCCCGGGGGATGTTGGCGTGCGCCACGAAGCGGATGTCCGGCTTGTCGATGCCCATGCCGAAGGCATTGGTGGCCACCGCCACCGCCTCCTTGGACGACATGAAGTCCTCCTGCGCGCGGCGCCGCGCCTCATCCTCCATGCCCGCGTGGTACAAAAAGGCGTTCACGCCCCGGCCCATCAGCGCCGCGTGCATGCCCTCGGCGGCCTTGCGCGTGGCGCAATAAATGATGCCACTGCCGCCCTGGGCGGCGAGCTGGGCGCACCCCTGCCGCTTCTCCTCGTCCCCGCTGACGCTCATCACCTCCAGGAAGAGGTTGGGCCGGTCGAAGCCTTGGGCGAACACCTGCGTGTCCTTCATCAGCAGCACGCGGATGATGTCGTCCCGCACCTCGGGGGTGGCCGTGGCGGTGAGGGCCATCGTCCTCGGGGGACGCAGGCGCTTGCGGATCTGCCCGAGCTGCGCGTAGTCCGGCCGGAAGTCGTGGCCCCACTGGGAGATGCAGTGCGCCTCGTCCACGGCCAGCAGGTCGACGCCCACCTCGCCCAGGGTGTCCAGGAAGCCCGTGCTGCGCAGGCGCTCGGGCGCCACATAGAGGAGGCGGTACTCCCGGGCGCGCAGCCGCCTCATCCGCTCCGCCCGCTCCAGGTCCGAAAGGGAGGAGTTGATGAAGGTGGCGGGGATGCTCCGCGCGGTGAGCTGCTCCACTTGGTCCTTCATCAGCGCGATGAGCGGGGAGACCACGAGCGTCAACCCCGGCAGCAGCAGGGCGGGCAGCTGGTAGCACAGGCTCTTGCCTGCCCCCGTGGGCATCACCACCAGGGTGTTGCGCTTGCTGAGCACCGAGCTGATGACCTCGGCCTGCCCCGGCCGGAACTCGGACAGGCCGAAGTGACGGACCAGTCCTTCCTGGGCTTCCACGAAATGGGGCAGATCCTCCGGCAGCATCCGCCGCATATTCACTGTTCCTTTCGCGCCGTCAACGGAGGAGCGGGACTACCTTCCAGGTCGAGTCCCCGAGGAACAGGAACAGCCCGGCGAGCCCGGACTTCGGCTACCTCCTGGGCCATGCGGGCCCTCAGCTCGGGGTCCAACCGGCCATCCACCACCACGTCGCCCTCCCGGGCCTCCCGGGGCAGGGTGGAGCGGTCCACCGTCCGGGCCCGCCCCGTGTCCAGCTCCACCACCTGGACGCGCGTGTCCTCCACCACCTCCACCTGCCAGGCCTGCCCGGAACAACGCCCAGCGTCCCCACTTCCCACCATCGCCGCCATCAGCCAGGCCCTCCCACTGCGCTCCATGCGTTCCGGCCTTCCGTGCCCGGGAGCAGCCCTCGCTCCAGCAGCGACACGTACGTGCCGTCGCCCAGCACCAGGTGATCCAGGACCTTGATGCCCAGCAACTGGCCCGCCTCGGCCAACTGCGCCGTGAGGCGCACGTCCTGCGCCGAGGGCTCGGGGTCTCCCGAAGGGTGGTTGTGCGCGAACACGAGGGCCGTGGCCCTCAAGCTCAGCGCGGCGGCGTACACCTCGCGCGGGTCCACCGGGCACGTGTTCATCGTCCCCTCGGCCACCCGCACGTTCCCCAGCAGCACGTTGCGCGGGTTGAAGCACAGGACGTGAAAGACCTCTCGCCGCAAGGCGTTCAGGGTGGGGGACAGGTACAAGTGGATCTCTTTCGGGGTCCGCAGCCGCGGGCGCCGCTCCGTCGCCCGTTGGGCCCGGCGGCCCAGCTCCAGCGCCGCCAGCACCTGCGCGGTCCTCACGGGCCCCAGCCAAGGCCGCGTGCACAGTTGCAGCGGATCCATGTGAATCAACGCCTTGAGCCCACCGAGCCCCGAGACAAGCTGCTCGGCGAGGTGATGCGTGCGGGTGCCCGGACCCAGCAACACCGAGAGAAGCTCCGGATCGGTGAGGGCCGAGGCGCCCAGCTGGAAGAGGCGCTCCCGCACCTCGTCCAGTCCTGGCGGCCGTGCCCTCACCGACCCTTCGCCCGCGGATGCCGCCTCCCCCACCGTCCTCATCGCCGCCGCCCGTCCCATCCCGCCCGCCCTCCGCACCCGGAGGACAAAGCAACCCGTGTGCCGGGCCTCCTCCCCTCGGAAGATGGGTTCAACCCCGTCCCGAGGGGCGCAACCCCCGTCCCATTTCCGGGACGGTTCATCCCTGGGCGAGGCGTTCGGCGAGCAGGGGGAGCACTTCGCCCGCCCGGGCCTCCAGCACCACGTTCGCCAGGGCCGCCCCCCGGCACTCCCCGATGTTGACGAGCGCGATGGGCATGCCGCGCTCGGCGGCCCGGGTCACGAAGCGGTAGCCGGAGAAGATGGCCAGGGACGAGCCCACCACGAGCAGCACATCCCCCTCCTCCAGGAGGGCAAACGCGGCGTCCACCGTGGGGCGGGGGACGTTGTCCCCGAAGAACACGACATCGGGCTTGAGCGGGCCGTCACAGTGGAGACAGTCGGCGGTCCGGAACGCGTGGAGGGTTTCGGTGGACAGCTCGGCGTCGCCATCGGGCCGGAACTCCACCACGTGCTCCAGGAAGCCGGGATTGAGCGCCAGCAGGCGCTCCTGCAAGGAGGCGCGGGCCTCCCGCGTGTGGCAGGTCAGACACCGCACCTCGGCCAGCGCCCCATGCAGCTCGATGACGCGCGTGCTCCCAGCGGCATGGTGCAGGCGGTCCACGTTCTGGGTGATGAGGCCTTGCACGTGCCCGGCCCGCTCCAGGGTGGCCAAGGCATGGTGGGCGGCGTTGGGCTGGGCGGACGAGAACCGGGGCCAGCCGAGCAGGCTCCGGGCCCAGTACCGCGTCCGGACTTCGGCCCGGTGGAGGAACTCCATGTGCTGGATGGGATTTCGCGCCCGGGCGCGGGTTCCAGGGCCGCGGTAGTCGGGGATTCCCGACTCGGTGCTGCATCCGGCCCCCGTGAGCACGACGGCGCGCCGGCCGCGCATCAGGCGGACCAGCGCCTCCACATTGGAGGGCACGGAGGTGGGGGAAGGGGGCACAGGAAGGGCAGACATGGCCGGAACTTAATAGCGCCGGGACCCCTCTCCTGCAGGCGCTGCGGGAGCCCGCCACCGCCGCCTCGGCGGGTTCCTGGGCAGCCGAGGCAGGGCCGCCCCGTGGCTCAGCGCGTCACCGAGACCGAGACACTTCCCAGTCCTTCGACGGTGAGGCGGACCTCGTCCCCCGGTTGGAGCATGTGGGCGGCGGTGGCCGCGCCGGCGAGCACGATGCTTCCGGCGGGCAGGGCCTCGTCCCGCTCCGCGAGCAACTCGCAGAGCTGCACGACGGACAGAATCGGGTCTCCGGAGATGGCGCTGGAGAGCGCCGACTGCACGGCCGCGCCGTTCACTTCCATGGACATGTCGAGCTTCGCCAGCGCCAGCTCCCGGGGAGGCCGCTCCAGGGAGCCCAGCACGAACATCGAGGACGAGGAGTTGTCGGCCACCACATCCGGCAAGGAGAAGTACTTGAAGTCGAGGTAGCGCGAATCGAGGATCTCCATGGCCGCGAACACGCTCGCGCACGCATCGAGGGCTTCCTCCCGGGAGATGCGCCCGCGCAGCTCGCGCGAGGTGCGGAAGGCGACCTCCGGCTCGATTTTCGGGTGGATAAAACCCTGCAACCGGAAAACGCCTCCAGCGGAGACTTGCATCTGCTGGGTGAGCACCCCGTAGACGGGGGAATCCAGGTTCATCTGCTTGCGCTTGGCCTCCGAGGTCAGCCCCATCTTCAGGCCGATGACCCGCTCGCCGCGCGCGGTGCGCAGGCGGACGCCCTCGGCCTGAATGGCATAGGCGTCCTTCAGCGTCAGGTCCGGGTGCGTGCGTGTGAGGGGCGGAATGGGCTGGGCATCGAGCCGTGCCCGGTCCAGCACGTGGGCCAGTTCCTGGTGATTCGTCATGGGCATCGGTGCGCTCCCACAGGCGAGGGGCTGGGAGCTTCGAGGCCGCCTGCCGGGGAGCGCAAGGGGCTTCTGCTCCCTATGTGAAACCCTGGGCGGGCGGCAGTGGGCCAGGGCTTGTCAGCGTGCTATTCGGGCGTCAGGTTCACAGGAGGATGCCGGCGTGCAGAAGGTCCTCAACTATATCGGTGGGGAGCTGGTCCCTCCCGCTTCGGGGCAGTGGCTCGACAAACCCGAGCCCGCGACGGCCGAGCTGTATGCCCACGTGCCCGACTCGGATGAAACCGACGTCCAGCGCGCCGTCGAGGCGGCCACGAAGGCATTCCCGGCCTGGGCGGCCATGGCCGCGTCCGAGCGGTCCCGGCTGCTGCGCCGCTTGGCCGACACGGTGCGCACCCGCCTGGAGGCGTTCGCCCGTGCCGAGTCCATCGATACCGGCAAGCCGCTGTCGGTGGCCTCCAGCGTGGACATCCCGCGCAGCATCCTGAACCTCGAGTTCTTCGCCGACGCGGTGACGCAGTTCTCCAGCGAAGCCCACGCCACCGACTCGCTGGCGCTCAACTACACCCTGCGCTCGCCGCTGGGGGTGGTGGGATGCATCTCTCCCTGGAACCTGCCGCTCTACCTGTTCACCTGGAAGATTGCCCCCGCGCTGGCCATGGGCAATTGCGTGGTGGCCAAGCCCTCCGAGGTGACGCCCATGACCGCCTTTCTCCTGGCGCAGGTGTGCCGGGAGGTGGGGCTGCCGCCGGGCGTGCTCAACATCGTGCACGGGCTGGGGGCCAAGGTGGGCGCCGCCATGAGCCGCCATCCGGACATCGCCGCGCTCTCCTTCACGGGCAGCACGCGCACGGGGGCCGAGATTGCCCGGACGGCGGCGCCCCTCTTCAAGAAGCTCTCGCTGGAGATGGGGGGCAAGAACCCCAACGTGGTCTTCGCGGACTGCGACTTCGATGAGGCGCTGGCCACCACCGTCCGTTCCTCCTTCGCCAACCAAGGGCAGATCTGCCTGTGTGGCCCCCGCATCTTCGTGCAGGCCCCCCTCTACGAGCGCTTCAAGGAAGCGCTGGTGGAGCGCACCCGGGCCCTGAAGGTGGGAGACCCGCTGGAGCCGGGCACGGAGCAGGGGGCGCTCGTCTCCCAGCAGCATTTCGAGAAGGTGATGGGCTACATCGATCTGTCCGTCCAGGAAGGAGGCCGGCTCCTGACGGGAGGGCGCCGGGCGAAGCTGGATGGACGGTGCCGCAACGGGTGGTTCGTGGAGCCCACGCTTGTGGAAGGGCTGGGGCCGGAGTGCCGCACCAACCAGGAAGAGATCTTCGGCCCGGTGGCCACACTCACCCCCTTCGAGCGGGAGGAGGACGTGCTCGCGTGGGCCAACGCCACCCGGTACGGGCTGGCGGCGAGCGTGTGGACGAAGGACCTGAGCCGGGCACACCGCTTCGCCGCGAAGCTCCACAGCGGCATCGTCTGGGTGAACTGCTGGATGCTGAGGGATTTGCGGACGCCCTTTGGCGGGGTGAAGGACTCCGGGGTGGGGCGGGAGGGGGGCCACGAGGTGCTGCGCTTCTTCACCGAGCCCAAGAACGTGTGCGTGAAGCTATGAGCCAGGACGACCGAGTCGAATCGAAGCGGGCCCCGGAGCCGGTGGGCCATTACCCCCATGCGCGGCGGGTGGGAAACCTCCTGTTCCTGTCCGGGGTGGGGCCCCGTGAGCGGGGCAGCAAGAAGATCCCCGGCGTGGAGCTGGACGGGGAGGGCAACATCGTCTCCTACGACATCGAGACGCAGTGCCACGCGGTGTTCCGCAACGTGCGCTACATCCTGGAGGAGGCGGGCTCCTCGTGGGACCGGCTGGTGGACGTCACGGTGTACCTCACCAACATGAAGGCGGACTTCCCCACCTACAACCGGCTGTGGGCGGAGTACTTCCAGGACAACCCGCCCTGCCGCACGACGCTGGAGATCAGCCGGTTGCCCACGCCGATCGCCATCGAACTCAAGTGCATTGCCACCCTGGGGGATTGAGCCATGGGACGCCTGCAACCCATCAACTTCAAGAAGTGGATCGACGAGCACCGCCACCTGCTCAAGCCGCCCGTGGGCAACCAGCTGGTCTGGGCAGACCGGGAGTTCATCGTGATGGTGGTGGGGGGGCCCAACGCGCGCACCGACTTCCACATCAACGAGGGCGAGGAGTTCTTCTACCAGGTGGAGGGGGACATCAACCTGCGGATCATGGAGGACGGCAAGTCCCAGGACATCCCTATCCACGAAGGGGAGATCTTCCTGCTGCCTCCCAAGGTGCCACACTCTCCGCAGCGGCCCGCGGGGACGGTGGGACTGGTGCTGGAGCGGCGGCGGCGGCCCGAGGAGCTGGACGGCTTTGCCTGGTTCTGCCCCCGGTGTGACAGCAAGCTGTACGAGGAGACGCTGCACGTCACCAACCTCGTCACCCAGCTGCCACCGGTGTTCGACCGCTTCTTTGGGACGCCCGCGAACTGCACCTGCAAGCAGTGCGGTTTTCAGGCCACCCGGAGCGGGGGCAAGTGAAGATCGACATCCACACGCACCTGTTGCCGGCCGAGCTGCCGCGCTTCGCCGAGCGCTATGGCTACGGGGGGTTCATCACCCTGGAGCACCACCAGCCGTGCCGTGCCCGGATGCTGCGGGATGACGGAAAGTTCTTTCGTGAAATCGAGAGCAACTGCTGGGACCCGGAACGCCGCCTGACGGAGTGCGATGCCGTGGGCGTCACCGCGCAGGTGCTCTCCACGGTGCCGGTGATGTTCAGCTACTGGGCCAAGCCGGAGCACGGGCTGGATCTGTCCCGCTTCCTCAATGACCACCTGGCCTCGGTGGTGGGGACGAACCCGCGCCGCTTCGCGGGGCTGGGCACCGTTCCCTTGCAGGATGTGAATCGAGCGGTGCGGGAGCTGGAGCGCTGCGTGCGCGATCTGGGGCTCGCGGGCGTGCAGATTGGCTCCCACGTGAATGGCACCAACCTGGGAGACGCTTCGCTCTATCCCTTCTTCGAGGCGGCGGCGGAGCTGGGCGCGGCGGTGTTCGTCCACCCCTGGGACATGCTGGGCGGGGCGAGGCTGGAGAAGTACTGGATGCCGTGGCTCGTGGGGATGCCGGCCGAGGTGGCGATCGCCATCTCCACGCTCATCTTCTCGGGGACGCTGGAGCGGCTGCCGAGGCTGCGGCTGGCCTTTGCGCACGGGGGAGGGTCCTTCCCGGGGACGTTTGGGCGCCTCCAGCATGGCTTCGATGCGCGGCCGGACCTGGTGGCAGTGGACAATCCCGTGCCGCCCCGGGCCTACCTGGGACGCTTCTGGGTGGACTCCCTGGTGCACGACGCGGAGATGCTGCGCCTCATCCTCCGGCTGCTGGGGCCGGAGAAGGTGGCGCTCGGCAGCGACTACCCGTTTCCTCTGGGCGAGGAGCGTCCAGGGGCGCTGCTGGAGTCCCTGACGGAGCTGGATGCCGCGACCCATGAACGGTTGCTGTGGCGCAACGCCCTCGAATGGCTGGGGCGCTCCCGGGAGGAGTTTGGGGCATGACGGAGGCTTCGATGCGTTTCGAGGAAGGGGAGGGGTTCGCACGGAGGATGGACGCGGAAGATCCGCTGCGCTCCTTCCGGGAGGAGTTCCTCTTTCCGCAAAGCCCCCAGGGCGAGCCGCTGGTCTACCTCGCGGGCAACTCCCTGGGGCTTCAGCCTCGCCGGGCACAGCAGTACGTCCAGGAGGAGATGGAGGACTGGGCCCGGCTGGGCGTGGAGGGCCACTTCCATGCCCGGCGCCCCTGGCTGCCGTACCACGAGAACCTGACTGGGCAGACAGCACGCTTGGTGGGGGCGTTGCCGCTCGAAGTCGTGGTGATGAATACCCTCTCGGTGAACCTGCACCTGATGATGGTGTCGTTCTACCGGCCTACCCGCGAGCGCTTCAAAATTCTCATTGAAGGAGGAGCGTTCCCTTCGGACCAGTACGCGGTGGCGTCGCAGGCGCGCTTCCACGGCTTCGATCCGAAGGACGCCGTGCTGAAGCTGGAGCCGCGGGCCGGTGAGGACACACTGCGCACCGAGGACATCCTCGAGACGCTGGAGCGGCACGGGTCCGAGATCGCCCTGGTGCTGCTCGGCAACGTGAACTACCTCACGGGGCAGGCCTTCGACATGAAGGCCCTCACCCAGGCCGCGCACGCGCGTGGCTGCCGGGTTGGGTTCGATCTGGCGCATGGTGCGGGCAACCTGCGGCTCTCGCTGCACGACGATGGGCCCGACTTCGCCGTGTGGTGCTCGTACAAGTACCTCAATGGAGGGCCCGGCGCGCTGGGCGGCGTCTTCATCCACGAGCGGCATGCCCGGGCGGAGGGACTTCCGCGCTTCGAGGGTTGGTGGGGCAACGACAAAGCCATCCGCTTCCAGATGGGGCCTGACTTCGTCCCACTGCCGGGAGCAGAGGGATGGCAGCTCTCCAATCCGCCCATCTTTCAGCTCGCGGCCCTGAGGGCGTCGATGGAGCTGTTCGACCGGGCCACCATGCCCAGCTTGCGCGGCAAGGGAGACCGGCTCACCGGCTATCTGGAGTTCCTGCTCGACCGGCTTCCCTCAGGCTTCGTGCGCATCACCACCCCTCGGGACGTGAAGGCGAGGGGCTCGCAGCTCTCGTTGCGCTTCTCGAAGGATCCGCGGCGCTTGCTGACGCGGCTCTCCGAGGCGGGCGTCTGCTGTGATTTCCGATCGCCCGACATCATCCGCGCCGCGCCCGCGCCGCTGTACAACTCCTTTCAGGATGTCTACCGCTTCGTGAAGGTGCTGGAGAGCCATGCCCGAGATTGACCGGACGCAGACCGTGACGTTGGCCGGGGCGGGGCTGGTTGGTTCGCTGCTGGCCATGTTTCTGGCCCGGCGCGGCTTTCAGGTGGAGGTGCTGGAGCGGCGCGCGGACATGCGGCGGGAGGGAGGCTCGGCGGGACGCTCCATCAACCTCGCCATCTCCGCGCGGGGGCTGTACGCGCTGCGGCGGGTGGGGCTGGAACAGGAGGCGCTGCGGCACGCCATTCCCATGCGGGGCCGGATGATCCATCCGGTGTCCGGTGAGCTGAGCCTGCAACCCTATGGGAAGGACGACTCCCAGCACATCAACAGCATCTCCCGGGCGTGGCTCAACAAGTGCCTGATGACCCACGCGGAAGAAACGGGCCGGGTCAACATTCGCTTCAAGCAACGCATCCAGCAGGTGGATTTCGATACGGGGGCGCTCACCGTGCTGGACGAGGCGGGCGGGGGGACCCGCGAGGCGCGGACCTCCGTGCTGTTCGGAACGGATGGCTCGGGCTCGGCGGTGCGGCAGGCGATGATGCGGCTTCCGGGATACACCTCGACCCAGGAGCCGCTGAGCCATGGTTACAAGGAGCTCACCATTCCGGCGGGGCCAGGCGGCACGTTCCAGATGGAGAAGAACGCGCTGCACATCTGGCCTCGGGGCACCTACATGCTCATTGCGTTGCCGAACGAGGACGGCAGCTTCACCTGCACGCTCTTCCTTCCGTTCGAAGGGCCGGTGAGCTTCGCGTCGCTGGATTCCCCTGGAAAGGTCCTCGCATTCTTCGAGGAGCGATTCCCGGACGCGGTTCCGCTGCTTCCCGAGCTCACGCACGATTTCTTCCACAACCCCACGGGGACCATGGTCACCGTGAAGGGGACGCCTTGGCAGGTGGGAGGCCGTGCGCTGGTGCTGGGAGACGCGGCGCACGCCATCGTGCCGTTCTTCGGGCAGGGGATGAACTGCGGCTTCGAGGACTGCGGGGTGCTCGATGGGTGCCTGGAGCGCCACCGGACGTGGGAGGAAGCCTTCGCCGAGTTCTTCCACCTGCGCAAAACGAACGCGGATGCCATCGCGGACATGGCGGTGGAGAACTTCACCGAGATGAGCAGCAGCACCGCCAGCGCGCGCTTCCTGCTGGAGAAGCAGGTGGAGAAGGCGCTGCTCAATGCGTTTCCAGGACAATTCTTGAGCCGCTACTCGCTGGTGAGCTTTAGCCGGGTGCCCTACCGCATGGCCTATGAGGTGGGTACCCGGGCGGGGGGCATCGTGTCTGAACTGTCCGAGGGGCTGTCCCGAGTGGAGGACGTGGACCTCGAACGCGCTGCCCAGCTCATCCAGGAGCGGCTGGTGCCATTCATGAAGGAGCACGCGGATGGATTTCGGACTGAAGGGTAGACGGGCGCTGGTGCTGGGCGCCTCCAGCGGGCTGGGGTTCGCCATCGCCTCGACGCTGGTGAAGGAAGGGACGAAGGTGGCCATCTGCTCGCGCAGCGAGGAGCGGATTCGCGCCGCGGCCTTGAGCATGGGGGCGGTGGAGGGGATCGCGGCGGACCTCACGGCGCCGGGAAGCACCCGGTCGGTCGTGGAGAAAGCCATCGCGGCGCTGGGAGGCGTGGACATCCTGGTCATCAACACGGGAGGCCCCCCGAAAGGCGGCATCCTGGAGGTTTCCGACGCCCAGTGGCAGGAGGGGTTCCAGAGCCTGTGGATGGGAGCGGTGGAGGGGATTCGGGCGGCGGTGCCAGGAATGAAGGAGCGGGGCTGGGGCCGCATCGTGCTGGTGACCTCCTCGTCCGCGCGCGAGCCCATGACGGGTTTGACGATCTCCAGCGGCCTGAGGGCGGGGTTGATGGGGCTCACCAAGATCGTCAGCGATGAAGTGGCGTGTCACGGCATCACCCTGAACGCGGTGCTCCCGGGCTACCACGCCACGGATCGGCTGAAGCAACTGGGCATTGCCGAGGATCGTCTCTCCGCGCAGATTCCGGCGCGTCGGCTGGGCCGCCCCGAAGAGTTGGGCGCGTTGGTGGCGTTCCTGGCCTCGGAGCAGGCGGCGTACATCACCGGCCAGTCCATCGTGGCGGATGGGGGCGCGTCGCGTGGTTTCTGAAACGCTCCACCAAGCCTATGCGGCCTAAGAGACTCATTTGCCATCCGTCCTCGGCCTACCGACGTTTTTGCGAGTGGGCCAAGGCAAAAGACTTGTGAGGTTGTCGGTAACATCGTCTGAATGCTTTCGGCACCTCGGATCAGGCAGTTCTAAAAAGGAAGTCCCTTGATTCCAAGTGACGACGTTCGGTGCTCCTCCTGCGCGTTTGTGATGTGCATGTGCCTCTTGGGATTGGGGGGATGTAGCTCGACCCTAGCTGCGCACGAAGGCACAGGCGGAGCAGGCTTCCTGGAACTCAATGCACAGAGCGACGGTGCCGTCGCTCAGAGCGGCAGTGCCATCGCGCAAGGCCCAGAGTGCACGCAGAAGGACACGACCGTCTCCTGCTGCCTCAAGAAGCACCCAGGCGAGTACGAGCGCTGCGGGGCACCGACTCCCAAGCAGACCCCTAAGAAATCTCCACCGCCCGCCGACGAGCCCAATCGGCTGCCTCCGCTCACGGGTTCATCACCTGAGGGAACAAGAGAGCGGGAGCAGCGGTGCCGCGAGTATTACTACCGCTGTCTAGATCTCGGCGGGGAGTACGAGCGGCGCGGCATGTTCGGGAAGACGATCTGCCAGTCGTGTTGGACCCGCTGCAACGCAGAGGGGTCCTGGCCTAAAGAGGTCAACGACTTTCCTTGCCTTGGGGGTTAGCAGTGAGACGCCCGCGCAAGGAATGGTGGCGGACGGTCGCAACAGAGCGTGATGACCTCACGGTGTCACTGCTTGAAGCGGAAGCCTCTTTCGAGGTGGCTGCCCTGTCATTCCAGGATCTGGAGCGGCGGTTTCTCCGCGAAGCGATGACGCCCACTGAACGGCTACATCTGAAGCGGCTTACGGCGATTAACGTTC
Protein-coding sequences here:
- the kynU gene encoding kynureninase, translated to MTEASMRFEEGEGFARRMDAEDPLRSFREEFLFPQSPQGEPLVYLAGNSLGLQPRRAQQYVQEEMEDWARLGVEGHFHARRPWLPYHENLTGQTARLVGALPLEVVVMNTLSVNLHLMMVSFYRPTRERFKILIEGGAFPSDQYAVASQARFHGFDPKDAVLKLEPRAGEDTLRTEDILETLERHGSEIALVLLGNVNYLTGQAFDMKALTQAAHARGCRVGFDLAHGAGNLRLSLHDDGPDFAVWCSYKYLNGGPGALGGVFIHERHARAEGLPRFEGWWGNDKAIRFQMGPDFVPLPGAEGWQLSNPPIFQLAALRASMELFDRATMPSLRGKGDRLTGYLEFLLDRLPSGFVRITTPRDVKARGSQLSLRFSKDPRRLLTRLSEAGVCCDFRSPDIIRAAPAPLYNSFQDVYRFVKVLESHARD
- a CDS encoding FAD-dependent oxidoreductase — translated: MPEIDRTQTVTLAGAGLVGSLLAMFLARRGFQVEVLERRADMRREGGSAGRSINLAISARGLYALRRVGLEQEALRHAIPMRGRMIHPVSGELSLQPYGKDDSQHINSISRAWLNKCLMTHAEETGRVNIRFKQRIQQVDFDTGALTVLDEAGGGTREARTSVLFGTDGSGSAVRQAMMRLPGYTSTQEPLSHGYKELTIPAGPGGTFQMEKNALHIWPRGTYMLIALPNEDGSFTCTLFLPFEGPVSFASLDSPGKVLAFFEERFPDAVPLLPELTHDFFHNPTGTMVTVKGTPWQVGGRALVLGDAAHAIVPFFGQGMNCGFEDCGVLDGCLERHRTWEEAFAEFFHLRKTNADAIADMAVENFTEMSSSTASARFLLEKQVEKALLNAFPGQFLSRYSLVSFSRVPYRMAYEVGTRAGGIVSELSEGLSRVEDVDLERAAQLIQERLVPFMKEHADGFRTEG
- a CDS encoding SDR family oxidoreductase, which produces MDFGLKGRRALVLGASSGLGFAIASTLVKEGTKVAICSRSEERIRAAALSMGAVEGIAADLTAPGSTRSVVEKAIAALGGVDILVINTGGPPKGGILEVSDAQWQEGFQSLWMGAVEGIRAAVPGMKERGWGRIVLVTSSSAREPMTGLTISSGLRAGLMGLTKIVSDEVACHGITLNAVLPGYHATDRLKQLGIAEDRLSAQIPARRLGRPEELGALVAFLASEQAAYITGQSIVADGGASRGF